One region of Skermanella mucosa genomic DNA includes:
- a CDS encoding DMT family transporter — protein MSDPGSTRPALSSPGSPSGTAGIGTSATVSARSAYLLLATVILLWGINWPVMKLGLADIPPMTFAVIRMVLGALCMFGVVAVRGGIRLPDRHDLPIVLSVGLLQMGAFLALVTVALQFVPAGRSSILAYTTALWVVPGAAIFLGERLGGRRLIGFLLGMAGVAVMFNPAAFDWTDRDVLIGNGLLMLAALAWAAQIIQVRGHTWHASPLQLAPWQFTVAAVALLPFAIFLDAGKSIDWTAQLAAVLFYNAPIATAFCFWAVVTVNRALPAITTSLGTLGVPVAGVFASAVMLGEPVTLTNLTGLVLILGGLTWLALADRRPSRAP, from the coding sequence TTGTCCGATCCCGGTTCCACCCGGCCCGCCCTTTCCTCCCCGGGTTCCCCGTCCGGCACGGCCGGGATCGGGACCAGCGCAACCGTCTCGGCCCGAAGCGCCTACCTGCTGCTCGCGACCGTCATCCTGCTCTGGGGAATCAACTGGCCGGTCATGAAGCTCGGCCTGGCCGACATTCCGCCCATGACCTTCGCCGTGATCCGGATGGTGCTTGGCGCGCTCTGCATGTTCGGCGTGGTGGCGGTGCGCGGCGGCATCCGCCTGCCCGACCGCCACGACCTGCCGATCGTGCTGTCGGTCGGGCTGCTCCAGATGGGAGCCTTCCTGGCTCTGGTGACGGTGGCGCTCCAGTTCGTGCCGGCCGGCCGGTCCTCCATCCTGGCCTATACCACCGCCCTGTGGGTGGTGCCGGGCGCCGCGATATTCCTGGGCGAACGGCTGGGCGGCCGGCGCCTGATCGGGTTCCTGCTCGGGATGGCGGGCGTGGCGGTGATGTTCAACCCGGCGGCGTTCGACTGGACCGACCGCGACGTCCTGATCGGCAACGGCCTGCTGATGCTTGCGGCGCTGGCCTGGGCCGCCCAGATCATACAGGTGCGCGGCCATACCTGGCACGCGTCGCCCCTTCAACTCGCCCCCTGGCAATTCACGGTCGCGGCGGTCGCCCTCCTGCCGTTCGCCATCTTCCTGGATGCCGGCAAATCCATCGATTGGACCGCGCAGCTGGCCGCGGTCCTGTTCTACAATGCGCCGATCGCCACGGCGTTCTGCTTCTGGGCGGTGGTCACGGTCAACCGTGCCCTGCCCGCCATCACCACGTCGCTGGGCACGCTCGGCGTACCGGTCGCGGGCGTCTTCGCCTCGGCCGTGATGCTGGGGGAACCGGTGACCTTGACCAATCTGACGGGACTGGTCCTGATCCTCGGGGGGCTGACTTGGCTGGCCCTCGCGGACCGCAGGCCGTCCCGCGCGCCATAG
- a CDS encoding J domain-containing protein, whose translation MPTCTATGEYRAPKGRERLNEYFWFCLQHVREYNKAWDYYAGMSEREIERHVRSDVTWQRPTWPMGFWRTRERTMHDEAMRQYGFRDAGDGTGARGNGRNGHADGAANRMRTPEEEALADLDLEPPVDFARIKARYRELAKIHHPDINGGDKTAEETLKRINRAYSVLKTSYGA comes from the coding sequence ATGCCCACATGCACGGCCACGGGCGAGTACCGGGCGCCCAAGGGGCGCGAGCGCCTGAACGAGTATTTCTGGTTCTGCCTGCAGCACGTGCGCGAGTACAACAAGGCGTGGGACTATTACGCCGGCATGTCGGAGCGCGAGATCGAGCGGCATGTCCGCAGCGACGTGACGTGGCAGCGGCCGACCTGGCCGATGGGCTTCTGGCGTACCCGCGAACGGACGATGCATGACGAGGCGATGCGCCAGTACGGCTTCCGCGACGCCGGCGACGGGACCGGCGCCCGGGGAAACGGCCGCAACGGCCATGCCGACGGCGCCGCCAACCGGATGCGCACCCCGGAGGAGGAGGCGCTGGCCGACCTCGACCTGGAGCCGCCGGTGGACTTCGCGCGGATCAAGGCCAGATACCGGGAACTCGCCAAGATCCACCATCCCGACATCAATGGTGGCGACAAGACCGCGGAAGAGACGTTAAAACGGATAAACAGGGCCTACTCGGTACTGAAAACCAGCTACGGGGCCTGA
- the cobS gene encoding cobaltochelatase subunit CobS: MASETNQQSALTGSLPDIKVSVRQTFGIDSDLQVPAFSANSEHVPDVDDTYRFDHDTTLAILAGFAYNRRVMVQGYHGTGKSTHIEQVAARLNWPCIRINLDSHISRIDLIGKDAIVLRDGMQVTEYREGILPWALQHPCAIVFDEYDAGRPDVMFVIQRVLEVEGKLTLLDQNRVIRPHPAFRLFATANTVGLGDTTGLYHGTQQINQGQMDRWNIVATLNYLPHDDEVKIVAAKVQGYDDEKGRQQIAAMVQLADLTRAGFMSGDISTVMSPRTVITWAENAKIFNDIPFAFRITFLNKCDEVERSTVAEYYQRCFGTELPETGVRANLA; encoded by the coding sequence ATGGCCTCCGAAACGAACCAACAATCAGCGCTGACCGGCTCGCTCCCGGACATCAAGGTCTCCGTCCGGCAGACTTTCGGGATCGACAGCGATCTCCAGGTTCCCGCCTTCAGCGCCAATTCCGAGCATGTGCCCGACGTGGACGACACCTACCGGTTCGACCACGACACCACGCTCGCGATCCTGGCCGGCTTCGCCTACAACAGGCGGGTCATGGTCCAGGGCTACCACGGCACCGGCAAGTCGACCCATATCGAGCAGGTCGCCGCCCGCCTCAACTGGCCCTGCATCCGGATCAACCTGGACAGCCACATCAGCCGCATCGACCTGATCGGCAAGGATGCCATCGTGCTGCGCGACGGCATGCAGGTGACCGAGTACCGCGAGGGCATCCTGCCCTGGGCGCTCCAGCACCCCTGCGCGATCGTGTTCGACGAGTACGACGCAGGCCGCCCCGACGTCATGTTCGTGATCCAGCGCGTGCTGGAGGTCGAAGGCAAGCTGACCCTGCTCGACCAGAACCGCGTCATCCGGCCGCACCCGGCGTTCCGGCTGTTCGCCACCGCCAACACGGTCGGCCTGGGCGACACCACCGGCCTGTACCACGGCACGCAGCAGATCAACCAGGGCCAGATGGACCGCTGGAACATCGTCGCCACGCTCAACTACCTGCCGCACGACGACGAGGTGAAGATCGTCGCGGCCAAGGTCCAGGGCTACGACGACGAGAAGGGACGCCAGCAGATCGCGGCCATGGTCCAGCTGGCCGACCTGACGCGCGCCGGATTCATGTCGGGCGACATCTCGACCGTCATGTCGCCCCGCACGGTCATCACCTGGGCCGAGAACGCCAAGATCTTCAACGACATCCCGTTCGCGTTCCGGATCACCTTCCTGAACAAGTGCGACGAGGTGGAGCGGTCGACCGTGGCCGAATACTACCAGCGCTGCTTCGGCACCGAGCTTCCGGAGACCGGGGTTCGCGCCAACCTGGCGTAA
- the cobT gene encoding cobaltochelatase subunit CobT: MSDKENPVEIFKRATSATIRAIAERNDLQIGFSGEPPGVAGARVRVPMPARDLNPRDVATLRGAADAVALRLRHHDSGIHTQRMPTGDTARAAFEALEQARCEALGARAMPGVASNLGAALDERYRRQGFERVTERDQAPLSEVMRLLAREALTGAPPPATARFAVDLWRPWVEERIGKDMNELAALLDDQDRYAREVRKLLSHLDMEVGGEPEATEEDDEEQQEGEPDENEPNDGQSRGGEDSTSQTETMTQPDTREVDQDDGAEGADQMDGEMAEGSGSEEPGSPGQPWRPDHGRRNEVDPDAYKAFTTEFDEVVEADDLCDPDELTRLRALLDQQLQHLQGVISRLANRLQRRLLAKQTRAWEFDLDDGLLDAARLSRVVVNPVLPLSFKREKETDFRDTVVGLLIDNSGSMRGRPITIAAMSADILARTLERCAVKVEILGFTTRAWKGGQARERWIGRGKPANPGRLNDLRHIVYKNADAPWRRARKNLGLMLREGILKENIDGEALLWAHNRLMARPEQRRILMVISDGAPVDDSTLSVNSGNYLERHLRQVIDTIETRSPVELVAIGIGHDVTRYYRRAVTIVDAEQLGGTMMEKLAELFDEDTRAGQPAGGRRGGGAANRRAR; encoded by the coding sequence ATGTCCGACAAAGAAAACCCCGTCGAGATCTTCAAGCGCGCCACGTCGGCCACGATCCGGGCCATCGCGGAGCGCAACGATCTCCAGATCGGCTTCAGCGGCGAGCCGCCGGGCGTGGCCGGGGCGCGGGTCCGGGTGCCGATGCCGGCGCGCGACCTCAATCCCCGGGACGTCGCCACCCTGCGCGGGGCGGCCGACGCGGTGGCCCTGCGCCTTCGCCACCACGACAGCGGCATCCACACCCAGCGCATGCCCACCGGCGACACCGCCCGGGCGGCGTTCGAGGCGCTGGAGCAGGCCCGCTGCGAAGCCCTGGGCGCCCGCGCGATGCCGGGCGTCGCGTCCAACCTGGGGGCGGCGCTGGACGAGCGCTACCGCCGCCAGGGCTTCGAGCGGGTGACCGAGCGCGACCAGGCTCCCCTGTCGGAGGTGATGCGGCTGCTGGCCCGCGAGGCGCTGACCGGCGCGCCGCCGCCGGCCACCGCCCGCTTCGCGGTCGACCTGTGGCGCCCCTGGGTCGAGGAGCGGATCGGCAAGGACATGAACGAGCTGGCGGCGCTGCTGGACGACCAGGACCGCTATGCCCGCGAAGTCCGCAAGCTGCTGTCCCACCTGGACATGGAGGTCGGCGGCGAGCCGGAGGCGACCGAGGAGGACGACGAGGAGCAGCAGGAGGGCGAGCCGGACGAGAACGAGCCGAACGACGGCCAGTCCCGCGGCGGCGAGGATTCGACCAGCCAGACCGAGACCATGACCCAGCCCGACACCCGCGAGGTCGACCAGGACGACGGGGCGGAGGGCGCCGACCAGATGGACGGCGAGATGGCCGAGGGCAGCGGGTCGGAGGAGCCGGGTTCGCCCGGGCAGCCCTGGCGTCCCGACCACGGCCGCCGCAACGAGGTCGATCCCGACGCCTACAAGGCGTTCACGACGGAATTCGACGAGGTGGTCGAGGCCGACGACCTGTGCGACCCGGACGAGCTGACCCGGCTGCGCGCCCTGCTCGACCAGCAGCTCCAGCACCTGCAGGGCGTGATCTCCCGGCTGGCCAACCGGCTCCAGCGCCGGCTGCTGGCCAAGCAGACCCGCGCGTGGGAGTTCGACCTGGACGACGGCCTGCTGGACGCGGCCAGGCTGAGCCGCGTGGTGGTCAACCCGGTGCTGCCCTTGTCCTTCAAGCGGGAGAAGGAGACCGACTTCCGCGACACCGTGGTCGGCCTGCTGATCGACAATTCCGGATCGATGCGCGGCCGGCCGATCACCATCGCCGCGATGAGCGCCGACATCCTGGCGCGCACCCTGGAGCGCTGCGCGGTCAAGGTCGAGATCCTGGGCTTCACCACGCGGGCCTGGAAGGGCGGGCAGGCGCGTGAGCGGTGGATCGGCCGGGGCAAGCCGGCCAATCCGGGCCGGCTCAACGATCTGCGGCATATCGTCTACAAGAACGCCGACGCGCCGTGGCGGCGCGCCCGCAAGAACCTGGGCCTGATGCTGCGGGAAGGCATCCTGAAGGAGAACATCGACGGCGAGGCGCTGCTGTGGGCGCACAACCGCCTGATGGCCCGGCCGGAGCAGCGGCGCATCCTGATGGTGATCTCCGACGGCGCGCCGGTCGATGACTCGACGCTGTCGGTCAATTCCGGCAACTACCTGGAACGGCACCTGCGGCAGGTCATCGACACGATCGAGACCCGCTCGCCGGTCGAGCTGGTGGCGATCGGCATCGGCCACGACGTCACCCGCTACTATCGGCGCGCGGTCACCATCGTAGACGCGGAGCAGCTTGGCGGCACCATGATGGAGAAGCTGGCCGAACTTTTCGACGAGGACACCAGGGCCGGCCAGCCTGCCGGGGGACGGCGCGGAGGGGGCGCGGCCAACCGCCGCGCCCGTTGA
- a CDS encoding Fe(3+) ABC transporter substrate-binding protein: MNFFTRGTLAATFGAVMLGTAFAAQAAEVNVYSSRHYDTDKALYTNFTQQTGIKVNIIEGKDDELIERIRTESGNSPADILITVDAGRLWRAQNADILQPTKSQVLEQAVPAHLREPSGLWFGLTKRARVIIYNKAAVKPSDLSTYEDLADPKWKDRLLIRSSTNVYNQSLAGSMLAAHGEKKTEEWARGIVANFARPPQGGDSDQIKAVAAGEGDIAVSNTYYFGRIAGSSKPEDKAIAEKVGVFFPNQNDRGTHVNISGAGVLKNAPNRENAVKFLEYLVSPAAQKIFAEGNYEYPVLKQAEQSPVIASWGSFKEDELNASVFGKNNEEALKIMDRAGWK, from the coding sequence ATGAACTTCTTCACTCGCGGCACGCTTGCCGCCACTTTCGGCGCCGTCATGCTGGGCACGGCCTTCGCCGCCCAGGCTGCCGAAGTCAACGTCTATTCGTCGCGCCACTACGACACCGACAAGGCGCTCTATACGAACTTCACCCAGCAGACCGGCATCAAGGTCAACATCATCGAAGGCAAGGATGACGAGCTGATCGAGCGCATCCGGACCGAGTCCGGCAACAGCCCGGCCGATATCCTGATCACCGTCGATGCCGGCCGGCTGTGGCGCGCCCAGAACGCCGACATCCTGCAGCCGACCAAGTCCCAGGTGCTGGAGCAGGCCGTCCCCGCCCATCTGCGCGAACCGTCCGGCCTGTGGTTCGGCCTGACCAAGCGGGCGCGCGTCATCATCTACAACAAGGCGGCGGTCAAGCCGAGCGACCTGTCGACCTACGAGGACTTGGCCGACCCGAAATGGAAGGACCGCCTGCTGATCCGGTCCTCGACCAACGTCTACAACCAGTCGCTGGCCGGCTCCATGCTGGCCGCCCACGGCGAGAAGAAGACGGAAGAGTGGGCCCGCGGCATCGTCGCCAACTTCGCCCGCCCGCCCCAGGGCGGTGACAGCGACCAGATCAAGGCGGTCGCCGCCGGCGAGGGCGACATCGCGGTCAGCAACACCTATTACTTCGGCCGCATCGCCGGGTCGAGCAAGCCCGAGGACAAGGCCATCGCCGAGAAGGTCGGCGTCTTCTTCCCCAACCAGAACGACCGCGGCACCCATGTCAACATCAGCGGCGCCGGCGTCCTGAAGAACGCCCCGAACCGCGAGAACGCCGTCAAGTTCCTGGAATACCTCGTCAGCCCGGCGGCCCAGAAGATCTTCGCCGAAGGCAACTACGAGTACCCGGTCCTGAAGCAGGCGGAGCAGTCGCCGGTCATCGCCTCCTGGGGCTCCTTCAAGGAGGACGAGCTGAACGCCTCCGTGTTCGGCAAGAACAACGAGGAAGCCCTCAAGATCATGGACCGCGCCGGCTGGAAGTGA
- a CDS encoding diguanylate cyclase — protein MPPIQVLLVEDNPGDARLVRELLGEEEGRFVVDHVGSLGAAVERLAAGTSDVVLLDLSLPDSQGFGTISSIRARASHLPLIVLTGFDDADFAVEAVKAGAQDFLVKGQFEGGTIRRAIRYAITRRSLEERVRLSEERLKGIIDLAHDGILVIDGSHRISLFNPAAERLFGYRADEILGQPLDLLLPERAREAHRHHVEQFAGTGPGSSTMTERPAVMGLRRDGTEFAAEVSISHFASPGGRLFTAVVRDTTDRRRAQEELVRLATTDALTGAANRRHFMERAELELARLRRYGGPVSLVMLDVDHFKRVNDSHGHAAGDAALILLVKSCRCMLRDTDLVGRLGGEEFALLLVDATDQDALRIAERVRRNLADLEVAADDGAAFGITVSMGVAGCRFEDASIEQALGRADRALYQAKATGRDRTVVAP, from the coding sequence ATGCCGCCCATCCAGGTCCTGCTGGTCGAGGACAATCCCGGCGACGCCCGCCTCGTGCGTGAACTGCTCGGCGAGGAGGAGGGCCGCTTCGTCGTGGACCATGTCGGTTCCCTGGGAGCCGCGGTCGAGCGGCTGGCGGCCGGCACCAGCGACGTGGTCCTGCTCGACCTGTCGCTGCCCGACAGCCAGGGCTTCGGCACGATCAGCAGCATCCGCGCCCGGGCGTCGCACCTGCCGCTGATCGTGCTGACCGGCTTCGACGATGCCGACTTCGCGGTGGAGGCGGTCAAGGCCGGCGCCCAGGATTTCCTGGTCAAGGGACAGTTCGAGGGCGGGACCATCCGGCGGGCGATCCGCTACGCGATCACGCGCCGATCCCTGGAGGAACGCGTCCGCCTGTCGGAGGAGCGCCTGAAGGGGATCATCGACCTGGCCCATGACGGCATCCTGGTGATCGACGGGAGCCACCGCATCTCGCTGTTCAACCCGGCGGCCGAACGCCTGTTCGGCTACCGGGCGGACGAGATCCTGGGCCAGCCCCTCGACCTGCTGCTGCCGGAGCGGGCGCGCGAGGCTCACCGGCACCATGTCGAGCAATTCGCCGGCACCGGTCCAGGCTCCAGCACCATGACCGAGCGCCCGGCGGTGATGGGGCTGCGCCGCGACGGTACCGAGTTCGCCGCCGAGGTCTCCATCTCGCACTTCGCATCGCCGGGAGGGCGGCTTTTCACCGCCGTCGTGCGGGACACCACGGATCGCCGCCGCGCGCAGGAGGAACTGGTCCGGCTCGCCACCACCGACGCGCTGACCGGCGCCGCCAACCGGCGGCATTTCATGGAACGGGCCGAACTCGAACTTGCCCGCCTGCGGCGCTACGGCGGGCCGGTGTCGCTGGTCATGCTCGACGTCGACCATTTCAAGCGGGTGAACGATTCGCACGGCCATGCCGCGGGCGACGCGGCGCTGATCCTGCTGGTCAAGAGCTGCCGCTGCATGCTGCGCGATACCGATCTGGTCGGACGTCTCGGTGGGGAGGAGTTCGCGCTCCTGCTGGTGGACGCCACGGACCAGGATGCCCTGCGGATCGCGGAGCGGGTCCGCCGGAACCTGGCCGACCTGGAGGTCGCCGCCGACGACGGGGCCGCCTTCGGCATCACGGTCAGCATGGGCGTGGCCGGCTGCCGGTTCGAGGACGCCAGTATCGAGCAGGCCCTGGGGCGGGCCGACCGCGCGCTGTACCAGGCAAAAGCGACAGGGCGCGACCGGACCGTGGTCGCGCCCTGA
- a CDS encoding response regulator has protein sequence MNQLSHGLNILLAEDNRADARLVEEVMKEGRFLAKLHHVEDGVETMAFLRRQPPYEAMPRPDLLLLDLNMPRKDGWEVLEDIRADAGLTDLPVIILTTSDVHSDVQRAYSRHANCFLTKPVELEDFIRMITLLKDFWLTAVRLPSG, from the coding sequence GTGAATCAGCTCTCCCATGGCCTGAACATCCTTCTCGCCGAGGACAACCGGGCGGACGCACGCCTGGTCGAGGAGGTCATGAAGGAGGGCAGGTTCCTGGCGAAGCTGCACCATGTGGAGGACGGGGTCGAGACGATGGCGTTCCTGCGCCGGCAGCCCCCCTACGAGGCCATGCCGCGCCCGGACCTGCTGCTGCTGGACCTCAACATGCCGAGGAAGGACGGCTGGGAAGTGCTGGAGGACATCCGCGCGGACGCCGGCCTCACCGATCTGCCGGTCATCATCCTGACCACCTCGGACGTGCATTCCGATGTCCAGCGTGCCTACAGCCGGCATGCCAACTGCTTCCTGACCAAGCCGGTGGAGCTTGAGGATTTCATCAGGATGATCACCCTCCTGAAGGACTTCTGGCTTACCGCCGTCCGGCTGCCGTCCGGCTGA
- a CDS encoding PAS domain S-box protein — MRQARWEDLLPGLAAALVVLLVLGGVFLIDAAEGRRYAEQTTATVTIRAAAIRARVEQALNTRLFLVRSLVALVRSNPDLTQTEFEEAAAAAAEGITGVRSLALARNAVATHFYPLAGNEQAIGHDLLADPNRRAAIMEVLGKRRFLIQGPVPLLQGGVALVGRLPVVLPDSPTAAIQATPRGKVWGLAAIIIDVETILREAGAAGDGDETIEFAMRGRDGLGASGEVFLGRPELFGNSPVLTDITLPNGTWQLGALPRDGWSSRSPYGASLRLVGGLLAAACGFAAWRLVRDPINLRREVAAARETVLLSERRQSMLVDSVEDYAIYMLGPDGTVASWSNGARRIVGFGAEEVIGRPYGLFFLPDAVRAGVPEAELAVAREKGRHSTERWHLRRDGSRFPCVTTVAGIREGGRKKTGDGGEDRLLGFSVVTHDLTQRIEIENTLRESNRRFQDIVGMAGEFIWESDIAGRYTFVSDRVQDVLGHSPAELLQCAMVDMMAPEDGARMTAVLRNHAATARPFRHEEYRCIGKDGRTVWLWGSGIPILHADGHVTGFRGVAQDISDQKIIENRLRRTVEKLERSNVELARFAEVAAHDLQEPLRIMVSYANLLVRRYSGRLDKDADDFLGFIVESSVRMKCLIQDLLRYSLIERSDPPASLADTGACVREAVDGMKDIVHAIGATVELPDRTPHVPGDARQITEIFRNLLANAIEYRAPDRGLKIRIGVKAAGSAWEFSVSDNGIGIEARYFDRIFVVFERLHNQRVHPGTGIGLAICRKIVERHGGTISVSSVAGSGSVFSFTLPAAAADDHGLRGELAAGPASS; from the coding sequence ATGAGGCAAGCGCGCTGGGAGGACCTGCTGCCGGGGCTGGCGGCCGCGCTGGTCGTGCTTCTGGTCCTAGGCGGCGTGTTCCTGATCGACGCGGCGGAGGGGCGGCGCTATGCCGAGCAGACCACCGCCACGGTGACCATACGGGCCGCGGCGATCCGCGCCCGGGTCGAACAGGCCCTGAATACCCGCCTGTTCCTGGTCCGGAGCCTCGTGGCGCTGGTCCGCAGCAACCCTGACCTGACCCAGACCGAGTTCGAGGAGGCCGCCGCCGCCGCCGCGGAAGGCATCACCGGCGTGCGCAGCCTGGCGCTGGCGCGCAACGCGGTCGCGACGCACTTCTATCCCCTGGCCGGCAACGAGCAGGCGATCGGCCACGACCTGCTGGCAGATCCGAACCGGCGGGCCGCCATCATGGAGGTCCTCGGCAAGCGGCGCTTCCTGATCCAGGGTCCGGTGCCCCTGCTGCAGGGCGGCGTCGCCCTGGTCGGGCGGCTGCCCGTGGTGCTGCCCGACAGCCCGACGGCGGCCATCCAGGCCACTCCGCGCGGCAAGGTCTGGGGACTGGCGGCCATCATCATCGACGTGGAGACCATCCTGCGCGAGGCGGGAGCGGCGGGCGACGGGGACGAGACCATCGAGTTCGCCATGCGCGGCCGGGACGGCTTGGGAGCGTCGGGGGAAGTCTTCCTGGGGCGGCCCGAGCTTTTCGGCAACTCCCCGGTGCTGACTGACATCACCTTGCCCAACGGCACTTGGCAACTCGGCGCGCTGCCGCGCGACGGCTGGTCCAGCCGGTCCCCCTACGGCGCCAGCCTGCGCCTGGTCGGCGGATTGCTGGCCGCGGCCTGCGGGTTCGCGGCGTGGCGGCTGGTCCGGGACCCGATCAACCTCCGCCGTGAGGTGGCCGCCGCGCGGGAGACCGTCCTGCTCAGCGAACGCCGCCAATCGATGCTGGTGGACAGCGTCGAGGACTACGCCATCTACATGCTCGGGCCTGACGGCACGGTCGCGAGCTGGAGCAACGGCGCCCGGCGCATCGTGGGTTTCGGCGCGGAGGAGGTGATCGGCAGGCCCTACGGCCTGTTCTTCCTTCCCGACGCGGTCCGGGCCGGCGTGCCGGAGGCCGAGCTGGCGGTCGCGCGCGAGAAGGGCCGGCATTCGACCGAACGCTGGCATCTGCGCCGGGACGGCTCGCGCTTCCCCTGCGTCACCACCGTCGCGGGCATCCGGGAGGGCGGCCGGAAGAAGACCGGGGATGGCGGCGAGGACCGTCTGCTGGGCTTCTCCGTGGTCACCCACGACCTGACCCAGCGGATCGAGATCGAAAACACCCTGCGGGAGAGCAACCGGCGCTTCCAGGACATCGTCGGCATGGCCGGGGAGTTCATCTGGGAAAGCGACATCGCCGGCCGCTACACCTTCGTCAGCGACCGGGTCCAGGACGTGCTGGGGCACAGCCCGGCGGAACTCCTGCAGTGCGCCATGGTCGACATGATGGCGCCGGAAGACGGCGCCCGCATGACGGCCGTGCTGCGCAACCACGCCGCCACGGCGCGCCCGTTCCGCCACGAGGAGTACCGCTGCATCGGCAAGGACGGCAGGACGGTGTGGCTGTGGGGAAGCGGCATCCCGATCCTGCATGCCGACGGTCACGTCACCGGGTTCCGGGGCGTGGCGCAGGACATATCCGACCAGAAGATAATCGAGAACCGGCTGCGCCGGACGGTCGAGAAGCTGGAGCGCTCCAACGTCGAACTGGCCCGCTTCGCCGAGGTGGCGGCCCATGACCTTCAGGAGCCGCTGCGAATCATGGTCAGCTACGCCAACCTTCTGGTCCGCCGCTATTCCGGCCGGCTCGACAAGGATGCCGACGATTTCCTGGGGTTCATCGTCGAGAGCAGCGTGCGCATGAAGTGCCTGATCCAGGACCTGCTGCGCTACTCCCTGATCGAGCGGAGCGATCCCCCGGCGTCGCTGGCCGATACCGGTGCCTGCGTCCGGGAGGCCGTGGACGGGATGAAGGACATCGTCCATGCGATCGGCGCCACCGTCGAACTGCCGGACCGCACCCCCCATGTGCCGGGCGATGCCCGCCAGATCACCGAGATCTTCCGGAACCTGCTGGCGAACGCGATCGAGTACCGGGCGCCCGACCGCGGCCTGAAGATCCGCATCGGCGTCAAGGCGGCCGGCTCCGCCTGGGAGTTCTCGGTCTCGGACAACGGCATCGGGATCGAGGCCCGGTATTTCGACCGGATCTTCGTGGTGTTCGAGCGCCTGCATAACCAGCGGGTCCATCCCGGCACCGGCATCGGGCTGGCGATCTGCCGCAAGATCGTGGAACGCCACGGCGGCACCATATCGGTATCGTCGGTGGCCGGTTCCGGCTCGGTCTTCTCCTTCACCCTTCCCGCGGCTGCGGCGGATGACCACGGCCTGCGCGGCGAGCTTGCCGCCGGACCGGCGTCATCATAA